The Anas platyrhynchos isolate ZD024472 breed Pekin duck chromosome 6, IASCAAS_PekinDuck_T2T, whole genome shotgun sequence sequence gagccgtgccaagctgtgccgtgccgagccgtgccgagccgagccgcggGGCTGGAAGGCGGTGGCGAGGGAGGATAGGgaaagaggggagggaggaaggatggGCGGGAGGGGGGCCGCCGCCTGTCCCATAAATATCGCCACAAATAGATACTCTAAATATAAATACGGGCCGAGGCGCTCGGAGTCAGTCCAGCGCTTTTTTCTCCGCGCTCTCTTTATTGCTGGTCCGGGAGTAGGGCTCGAAGGCGGACGAGCTCAGGTAGCGGGCCGACAGTTCCTGCAAGTTGCCCGCCAGGGAACCGGCCACGGCCAGGGGCGCCGAGGCCAACCGGCCGGCCACCGAGCCCAGCAGCGACGGCACCGGCAGCCCGAACAGCCccgggccggcggcggcggcggcggctccgtgcagcgcccccggggggggcggccccgccgcgctgccGCCGGCCGCAGGAtgcggggagcccccggggggagccgccgccgccgccgccgccgccgccgccgagctGCCGGTGCCCGCGGCCAGGCCGGGTCCCCGCAGAGCCGAGCCCAGCGGCCCGGTGCCGCAGGGGGGCAGGAGGCCCGGGAGCCCCGGCGGGGAGAGCAGGcggccctgctccagcagccgcAGGACGCTGCAGGTGGCGGCGGTCTCGGATACGACGGAGCGCAGCTCCGAGTCTTTGCCCTGGTCCTTTTTCTGCTTGGTGCGCCGGTTTTGGAACCACACTTTTACCTGCGGGacggggagagggggaaaaaggcaGGGtcagaggggaaaagggggaaaccCGCGGCTCTACGCCCCGCATCCcgcctgcgcccccccccccccccgtcggGTGTCCTCGGGGGTCGTCTCCCCGGCAGACCCCCGGTGCTCCCCCCGGTCCCCGCAGGGACCCCCTGGCCCTGCTCAGGGTGCGGGTCCTGGGCTGAGAGCAGCCCCTGGGGGCACCCTGGCCCTTTTGCACAGTGTTTGGCTTTAAAAAGGAACCTGCTCAACCTTCTCTCccctaaaaaataataataaaaataattaaaaaagcgtccccctcaaaaaaaacaacccaaacacaACAGCATGGAGGTTCCCAGAACCCCCCAGCTAGTGAACTTGTCACTCCCAGCCggcaggggaaataaaaaaaaaaaaaaaaaaaaaagctaattagCTTGTCAGGGGGATTTCTTGTTGGGTGATATTTTGCAGGAGGAAGAAACCGGCTCGCACAAGCCCGGCTTTTGGTGGCTCTGCCCCGCTCCTGCGTCTCCCGGCGGGCCGGGGGCGGTGGGAAGGGGCGAGCCCCACCTCGGCAgccctgcggggctcggagcccggcagcccccggccccgacCCGTGGCACCCAGCAGGACGCAGCCACCAGAGGACAGGTCCCTAAATCCAGCAGCCCGCAGGGgaggccgccccctgccccccccctcccaaatttAGGAGCTCACGGCTCGGCCTCCCCTCTCTTCCCTGCATCCCCGGGTGGGTTTGGCGGCGTGGCCGAGCCCCCACGGCCCCACGCAGCCATGGGGACACGCCTGTCCCCGGCCACCTTCGCATCCCCCGGGGCACCCCGGGCGCATCCCCGAGGCTCCCCCCACTCATATCGCTCCCCCCCACGAGGCCCCACGGCCGGACACGCGTGGGTGGGCTCCCGGGGGCGGCTCTGCCCCTCCAGCCCTGAGCCACGGCTCCCGGGGCCTGCGCAGGGGCGCGCAAAAAGCGCGCAGGGCCTCGGAGAGGCCCGGGCGGGCCCGGGCCCCATTTTCAACCCCACGGAAGGAGCCGGGAGTCCCGTCCCGAGGGGTACCTGAGTCTCGGAGAGGTTGAGCTGCCGGGCGAGCTCGGTGCGCTCCCGCCCCACGACGTACTGGCACCGCTGGAACTCCATCTCCAGGCGGTAGAGCTGCTCGGCCGTGAAGGAGGTGCGGGTCCGCTTGGGACGGTCCAGATCAAGCCCCTTAGGCAGAATAATCTCTCGGATTGAACCTTTGGCATCTGGCAAAGAAAGGCGCAGGCAGTTTTACACCCAGgaaacctcttttttttgtttgtttgtttctttctttctttttctttctttctttctttctttctttctttcttttttcttttttctttttctttttctccttcccgaGGCAAGCAGAAAGCCACCGGCAGCGCCTTCGAGACCGAGACCCGAGGGAGGATGGAGCGGGAACCCCCAGATTGCACCTGGCCACTGCTCccaaggaagggggaaaaaaaaaaaacaacccaccagagaagggaggagggggTGATGGGGCCCAGGGCTCTGGAAATAATCCCTTCAGCCCATTTAAAATTGGCTTGAGCACATCGCGCTGACAGTACGGCACTGCGGCATCACCCCGGCCCCTCTGGGAGGCCGgggagagatgctccaggccgGGCTTTGTGACCGCAGGGCTGGGCTACCCTTTGTTCCCTCCGGGCTCCGGGTAGGGAATTGCTGGAAGCCCCCTCCCGCTGCcacttaaaatataaaatcgtctttttttattaagaaaaaattaaatatttttttaaaagtttcccATGCGCCAAAGCAGGCGGGAACCTCCCGGGCACGGGCTGGCCGGCTGCCCACCGCCACCCCGGGGACACCTCCAGCCGCCGCTGCcgggatttgttttttttttggcgaacaggaggaagaaaaaaaaaaaaaaaaaaaagagaacacaaAACGAGGCACCCGACAGCCCGCCGAAACCTCACTTTTCCGGTAGCACCGAAGACCGAAAGAAAGCGGGACAAATCTTATTAAGGCGACTGTCAAGCCAGGGCCAGGTTCGCGTTGCATTAAAGCTTTCCCAACTTCTTTCCCGTGATTTTGCCTCCCCGGTACGTGTTAAACCAGAGACGAGCACATCATTTTAATCTGACCCTTCTCTGGGTCACTCGGTCGCGCAAGGATTAATTATTGTTTACAAGGCCTGCTTCTCGCTAATTTTGTTACCGCTCcgttctctccctcctccccccaaacgCACCTTGATAAACccgattttaatttttattttttccccgaCAGAACGATTTCTTCGTTTACCGCGAGGGAGACGAGGGCCGAGGAAATTAAattatacaaaattaaaaaaaaaaaaaaattaaaattaaaaaagcaccCTCCGTTCATTTGAAGGCTGATGGTTGATTAAAAATCCGTCCTGCTCCCGGCATGCGGGGctcggggggcggcgggggcaaCTCCACGGGGGCAGCTCCgctcggggggctgcggggagcccccGGCAGGAGCGGGCTCAGCTCGGGGGCTTCTGGCCCCCGGGTGTCCAAGAGTAGGGACAGGGCAAAGCCGAGCCCACGGGAGAAATAAATCCGCCGGGTGTGAGCGCTGCTcaccttcctctcccccccctccccgaaaTACCTCCGAGTCATACCTCTAACTAGGATCCTCCTGCAATAGTCCGGGTCAGCAGAACTAGATTTACTTTTATTACAGTCTTCCGTAgctgcagaggcagaaaaagTCCCTTGCTGATCCTTCAAAAAAGAAGTAGAAATATTTCCTTCAGACCCTTTGCTTTCCTTGCCCTCTTTATGTCCGTTCTTCGAGACCCGGTTAGCTTCAGTCTCTGAACTGCATCTAACGTCCATTTTGTCTTGTTTCCCAAACATGTAgtgcaataaaaaacaaaaaaaaaaaaaacaaaaacgagaaaaaataaaaccaacaacaaccaaaaaaaaaaaaaaagaagagtagCGATAGCAGAAGAAGACGAAGTCTATGCTGGATATTGCACGGCTTAGGGTCAGATCGGTGGGGATCTGTAAAGCACCTCGAGTAAGGAAGGTCGGGTTTTATCCCACTGGAAAAGCAGCGGCTTCCTCAGTCCCAGCGTCctaatgtgactgtccagcttcCCAGAGCGCCCAGTGATCAGGTACTCAACAGTACAACTCTAAAATGATTTAATGTCTGCCTTATTACAGAGACATGTAGTTGTTAGACACACAGAGGGACGCGCACTCGCTGTTTCAATTGATTACGGGTAATTTTGCAGCCTCCACATTTAGGTTACCTCATGAATACACTAAATTGTTTGGATAATATATCAGATCGTAATGGATGGTTTGTGTGCTTGTCCCCAATCAAGTAGAGTTTAGCCAGTGAATAAACTGAAATGATTGGTCTTGCTTTCAGGAAACACACAATCAAAAGACTGagacttccagaaaaaaaaaaaaaaaaaaaaaaaaaaaaaaaaaagaggaaaaaaaaagggggggggagagggaaaaaaaaaaaaaaaaacttttgacaAGATTCACCCTGAATTGTTAGCACCATTAGCAGCCATTATTAACTTTCTTCAGTATGCCTTTGACCTCCCGATTATATAGTGGCTTTCTCCAGAGCACGCCAAATAAATCTGAATAAAGCTGCGAGGAAGGGCTGGAAAAATGCAGttgcagggagggggggggcagccccctggatgccaaacaaacaaacagatcgCCAGCGCTCACACACCCCAAAAAGTTCTTCCTCCAGGCAGCTCTGTCCGAGGCAGCAGGTCCTCTTGGCCGGCAGAAATCCTCCTCAACACATCTCCCCACAGACAGCCATCTTAAACTCCTACCTCTCCTTATTTCAGTCCCGACACTCGCTTTTTGTGCTTCTCCctctgcgtgtgtgtgtgtgtgtgtgcatgcgggcgggcgtgtgtgtgtgtgtgtgtgctaatTCTGCACCTTCACCAACACTGAACCTATTCGCAGAGCCTGCtcattgaaggaaaaaaaaaaaaaaagaagaaaaaaaaaaaaaaaaagagccagctTTGTGTGCAGTGGATCCAGGAgggggggagaaggagagagagggggagaaagagggagagggagagataGCCCGTGAAAAATCTCAACTGCGTGATCcactaaaggggaaaaaagttttACTCTAGCTATTTCATTGTCTCTGCTACAATATCTTTGAGAACCGCAACAGCCAGTAATCCAATAAGACCATTGATTAGGCTACAATGATTCAATTCAAGCAAATGGCCTTGTGCAAAGAGCATGCTCCAGTCCTTCTTGTCACCTTGCAGGGCAGAAGCCCTCTTCATGCTGCTCTCCTTATTCATTCCTTTATGGGAAATGTAGAGCAAAAGGAGTGAAAGATGGCAATTATCTAATTGGACTATTAACAAACAATTCTCTGAGTGTGGCTGTCTGGCAGTGGTTCTCGGGCGAGGTGAAAGGCCACATGTTGCACTGGCCCCATTCACAAAGAGTTTAGGGGCCTGAGAGCGACGGGAGGAATTTTCCCTGAGAACGCCTCAccccgcagcccagccaccACCGGGCGCTGCCCAGGGCCGGGGCACCCACCTGGGGCCACcagcctgctgcacccccaCAGCGCCCCAGCCCACCCTGAGGGCCTCATCCTGCGCcacccagcacctcctgcttcGTCTCAATCGGCCTGGGCATCCTAAGTGGGAAtgtcagggaaaggaaaaacaggggagggagagagaggaagggaaaagaatggatgggaaagggagagaaggaaaagtggagaagggaggagatggggaaagaaagtagggaaaggaaaaaagaacgaaaaataaaggaaaagaaagaaaaataaaggaaaagaaagaaaagaaaggaaaaaaataaaagaaagaaaggaaaattaaaaaaagagagaaagaaaaagaaagaaaagaaaaagaaagaaaagaaagaaaaagaaaataaagaaaagaaagaaagacaaaggatgggaaagggagagaaagaaaagaaaagtaaggAAAGAGaggtaaaaaaagaaagaaaaaaagaaagaaaaaaaagaatggaaaattatggaagaggaaagaaaaaagaaaaaagggaggaaaaaggaaggaaaaaaggaagaaaaaggaaggaaaaggaaatgaaaaaaagaaaacaagagtaaaaaaaaagaaaggaaaaaacagaaaggaaaagaatagaaagaaatgaaaagaaaggaaagagacaagaaaggaaagggacaagaaaggaaagagaaaaggaaagagaagagaagagaagagaagagaagagaagagaagagaagagaagagaagagaagagaagagaagagaagagaagagaagagaagagaagagaagagaagagaagagaagagaagagaagagaagagaagagaagaaaaaagaaaagaaaggaaaagaaaagaaaggaaaggaaaggaaaggaaaagaaaagaaaagaaaagaaaagaaaagaaaagaaaagaaaagaaaagaaaagaaaagaaaagaaaagaaaagaaaagaaaagaaaaaagaaaagaaaagaaaagaaaagaaaagaaaagaaaagaaaagaaaagaaaagaaaagaaaagaaaagaaaagaaaagaaaagaaaagaaaagaaaagaaaagaaaagaaaagaaacatttcacagATATATTTCAGAGAGTCATTCTCTACTGGAGAACTTAGATCTTGGTCTTTTTTGcacaaatagcaaaataatttctttttattgtggTTGTCTGAAAAGTCAGCCTGCCATTGCGGCAACGCCCCCAAGAGTTTAATCAGGTCCTGCCATTTCAGGAATGCTTATGCATATAACCAGATGTTATGgaccagattttatttttccttacagCAGCTGAATGTCGGCAGTCTCTGGTGGTCTGTTGTCATTAGTTACTACTTGTACGGCGGTCGTACCCAGAGGCCCCAAATAAATCACAGCCCCTTTGTGCGAGGCTTCATGCAGATACATAGAGAGGATGGAGTGAGTTCGTTTCCTCCATGAGCCTGCAATGCTGTGTGAAGGCCTGTTGTGCGAAGGGATGCTTGCAGAACCACACATTTAAGAGATATTTGGCTGTCTCAGGAGAGGTGCAACAAGTGGCTGCTGATTAGTGAGAACATTTTCATGTGGCTGAGGTATAGGTTTGTGTTTAGCAGGTAAGTGGCTAGTAAGCTTTGCTGCCTGAtacacataaatataaatgtgtgtATGCATACTTAGGCAGGGCAGTGTCAACAATCCTTGCTGGACATGTTTGCTTAatactaaataaaacaaagttctgattcaaacattttttacataacaaattattgattttttaattttttttttttttttagaaatagcaGGCATAATGAATCATGTAGAAGGTTtgtgaaatacagaaagcaatTATAATTATGTTTGTATGGATGTGTGGGAGTATGTATAACATTTTACCCCATGTTTTTCCTCATGCTAATGTCTAGGCATATGTCATAATAACAAACACTGAGCTATTGAACTCAATTTCACTGTTTGAAGCAGAATATCTggaattaagtattttatttgtgtGATAATCTGCCTTTTTTGTGTACAATGAGGACTTGTGCAAAGCCCAGTGAAGGACAAGGGAATTTTGTTCTTAATGATTGCATTACAAACCCCATTTTGTTCACTGAAAACAGTTCTGTAAGAAAGCTTTCCCCATCAAATCAGCTAAATTTGCCTCCATACATTACAAACACACAGTATTGCTGAAGATCTGTACATTCAGATTATGAGTCCAATCCTGCAGGAAACCAGTAGTGAGCAGACAATTTCAACTCCATACAGCTCAGTTACTTTAACTGAAGTCCACTCATCTGGAACAAACAGCAAACTACAGAACAACCTtgggaaattaaaaattttacCATCTATAATGTCAGCTTCCTTTGGGTCACTAAAATTCCTTTtccctattttcattttttcccctaatagACTTATATAAAACATTCTTGCATACGATGTTCTTTTGTGACCTGAAACAAGGTTCCTGACTTTCTCTTCTTACTTCCATAGCTCCAGGGATCTCCTTAGCTTTAGCATGCTTACCCATGTACCACTGGATAAGCAGATTAGGGGTTAcctcttttccctttaaatatTGCTTATAAATGCCTTAGCACACTGCACATGTACTCCCTGACCATACTTTGCTAAGTAGACCACCTTGTTGCTTTGCATTTGTAGTTTATTAGTTTGCAGAGCACCAGAACGCAAAAAAATGAGAACTTTGCTTCTCATTGACTGCCCTTATTTCTGTTATCTTTATCTCTATTTCCTGATCTTTTGAACAATGGGTAGGAAAGGTACCTATCATTGCTACTACTTCCTAAACTGCTTTATGCCACAGTTAAGGCTTGCACATGAAGATTAATCAAATGATCGTGTGCTTAATTCACTCGGTTTACTATGTAACGTGGTCTCCTATCTAAATAATGTTCCTTTTGAGCTTCCATCTGGTGGAGGAGTCTGCTCTTGCCCTCCCTTGCTGTCTCTGCACTGCAGAGTCATTGTAATTGGCTTTTTCTTTGGTTGGTGTCTTTGGTGGGTCCTCTAAACTGAAGAGGAAAGTGGAGCCAGCCCAGCACTCACAAGAAAGGTGTGTTAACCTAAACATCCATGCTGGTATGCTGCCTGTGACAGGCACCCATCACTGCTCAGCAGGAGTGGATGTAAGAAGAACAGAGGcttccccagcacgctcccagtgCTGAGCTGAAAATGCGTGGCTCAGAGACCTTCTGAATCAAAAGACTTTTCTCTATATTTAATATCCATATGTAGATTGCCCTTCTATTCATTTGCCTAATTATTTTGATCAGATGCATCTTTTGAACTTAGAAAGGCATTTGGAAACAGTTTGCTGCAAGGCTTGTGTTTTGGTTAAGCGTTTAGCACCTGAGAAATGAATGGGTATCTTGGGCCCTGCACATCTTCCTGGTTATTCCTAATTAGCAGAGAATGTGGTAGAGTTACTCATAATGACACATAGTGGGGAAATGTCAAGGACTAGTTCCTGCACATCCAACCCCCTGGTCACTGTGAAAGGCAAATGATGGAGAAACAACAAATCTCATTGTTGTGTGCACACACAATATTTCTCTGGGACAGGAGGTTTCCATCCAGAGTGAGAGACTCAATCTCTGAGCTGAGAATAAAATGGTCTTCATGAAGACAGGAGGTTCATCAGAAAGTTCCTCTCCTTTCATACAGGTTCCAGCACTATGCTAGTCACCACGAGCTTTGAGCACCTTCCTGAAACACAGAGCACAGTCTGACTAACAACTGTCTTGCTCTGGCACTTGAGTCACTCCTAGGGAGGAAACAGTCATTTCAATTTAAGCTGAACTCTGGAAATTTCAGCATATGCACACTGCTGTGTATTTGGGAGACGTTTAAGAGGCATGCATTTTAATCTGTAACAGAAGATGCTCAGTTGTTCTAGTGGGAACTGGTCCCATCTCTTGCAAGTGAGACTAGAAAACGTGCCTCTCCCAGCACAGGTGAGCAAGATCCTTAAAAAACTGGATCATGTCCATATCTGGAAGTTTTGCAATGCCTTTGGTTTGAAATCTTTGACTTGGTTCATATTTctgtggtggaaaaaaaggcttttgtgtTTGTGGTAGTTGAAATGGATAGAAACATTGTTAATTCCACTTTTCTAAGGACTGATGCCCAGATATATTTGTTCTGATCACCAACACATGGTACAAAAGATATCAGCTTGGTTTATGAGAAATTATTACCACAGGCGCATGAGAACTCTAACAGGTACTACAGCAAGAGAATAATTTCTCTCTGTCTTACAAGTAGGCAAGATCATAAAAATAGATCTGCAGGAAAAGTCCAATGATATGAAGAAGCTCTTTTCCAAATATGCTTCATGACCTCCTTCTCAGGTGTTGTACCATCGTGCCAGTGCCCTATATGTTCCTCTTCAACCAAGCATTCTCCAAGACAACTGTTTAAACTAAAGGACCATATCAGCcaacatctttttaaaataaagcatcaGATCTAGAGAGTATTTGCTATTCCTGGTAGCTATTACATTCCCATTCTTTTTTATACTCCCTCTCCCTAGCCTGATGCAGAATACAGAACTAGTTACTGATTAATTTTCCTGCATACTTTGGCAGTAATTGCAGCATTGTCTCTTCCAGATACGAAACTGAGCGTATTGGCAGGAATCAGCAGTGCTGTTCTGGAAGCCAGTAATAATGAGCATGGGTATCACATGTGTCTCGTGATTAATCACATTTTGGTCATTATGAGCTGCCCCTTAGAGTTATCAATCTGGACAGTAGATTAATGCAAAGCTTCATTGCCTGTATCATGCCCATGGCATATGTGAGTCATCTGAACAATGGTGAGAGAAAACTGTGAGACATGATTCTTTTCATCAGGGAAAACTGTGAATTAAGGGGAAATACTGTTTGTTCTCTGACAGCAAATTGAGAGCTTTTGGTTTCAGCCTTGGCCGTGTCACCGGCTCCCTCTGTAGCCATCAGCACCTGAACACTCAAACTCCCTCTGCCTTCACTTCTCCCTCTGGAGACAGGGGAATTAGCTGTACCAACTTTGCTTCAGCACTCAAGAGTATAACCCTCAAAAACTGCTAGCCCATGAGACCTCACTACTGGTGCTGAAGCTCTTGCAATCCTATTCATTCCCATAATAAATACAAGCAAGCTTGAAGGTTTAAACAACTCACAGAAAGTTTGCTAAGGTGATGTGGTCAGGAAAGCAGACCTGATGTGTGCTCTTTTTAGCACCccaatttttaatatttaaggtTTATTCTGCATCAAAAGCAAAACTTCTGTCATAGTTTGAGTTAAAACAATTCAGTTCTTTCATTTTGAAGCTTCAGGTGGATCAGATCAGCACAAAGCATGTCTCAAATACTTGACATCAAGGACTCCG is a genomic window containing:
- the VAX1 gene encoding ventral anterior homeobox 1 — its product is MFGKQDKMDVRCSSETEANRVSKNGHKEGKESKGSEGNISTSFLKDQQGTFSASAATEDCNKSKSSSADPDYCRRILVRDAKGSIREIILPKGLDLDRPKRTRTSFTAEQLYRLEMEFQRCQYVVGRERTELARQLNLSETQVKVWFQNRRTKQKKDQGKDSELRSVVSETAATCSVLRLLEQGRLLSPPGLPGLLPPCGTGPLGSALRGPGLAAGTGSSAAAAAAAAAAPPGGSPHPAAGGSAAGPPPPGALHGAAAAAAGPGLFGLPVPSLLGSVAGRLASAPLAVAGSLAGNLQELSARYLSSSAFEPYSRTSNKESAEKKALD